A region from the uncultured Macellibacteroides sp. genome encodes:
- the ltrA gene encoding group II intron reverse transcriptase/maturase, translating to MQNAKSHEISKFLIMDAFKRVKANHGSAGIDGVSIEQFEKNLKDNLYKIWNRMSSGSYFPPSVKLVEIPKPNGDKRPLGIPTVADRIAQMAAVIILEPQIEPCFHEDSYAYRPNRSAHDAIAKARERCWKYNWVLDMDISKFFDTIDHDLLIKAVKLHTDCAWVLLYIERWLKVPYELQDGSKIDRDKGVPQGSVIGPVLANLFLHYAFDKWMSRYYPHIPFERYADDTICHCSTQSQAQALKVAVQQRFAQCKLMLNEDKTKIVYCKDSRRKGEFETISFDFLGYTFRPRKARGRNGINFTGFLPAISNKACNRIREKMRSWKTKKQLFLSLETLAKSINPVLRGWITYYGKFYPTRLKRLLEEVNRHLARWVTAKFKRFKGKPYRAYYWLGNISRKETKLFYHWIWGVTPTANSRKSMQTE from the coding sequence ATGCAAAACGCAAAGTCGCATGAGATTTCTAAATTTTTAATCATGGATGCCTTCAAACGAGTCAAGGCAAACCATGGAAGTGCGGGTATTGATGGTGTATCGATTGAGCAGTTTGAGAAAAATCTCAAAGACAATCTGTACAAAATCTGGAACCGCATGAGTTCGGGTAGCTACTTCCCTCCATCGGTCAAATTGGTAGAAATACCTAAGCCCAATGGAGACAAACGTCCGCTAGGTATACCTACGGTGGCAGACAGGATTGCTCAAATGGCGGCAGTGATAATACTGGAGCCTCAGATTGAACCCTGCTTCCACGAGGATTCCTATGCCTACAGGCCCAACAGATCCGCTCACGATGCTATAGCCAAAGCACGCGAGCGGTGCTGGAAGTACAACTGGGTATTGGATATGGATATCAGCAAGTTCTTTGACACTATCGACCACGATCTGTTGATCAAAGCAGTCAAACTTCACACTGATTGTGCATGGGTGCTGCTTTACATAGAACGTTGGCTCAAAGTGCCGTACGAACTGCAAGATGGCAGTAAAATTGACCGTGATAAAGGAGTGCCGCAAGGTTCCGTTATCGGCCCTGTTTTGGCCAATCTGTTCCTGCACTACGCCTTCGACAAGTGGATGAGCAGGTATTATCCGCACATTCCCTTCGAAAGGTATGCAGACGACACCATCTGCCATTGTTCCACTCAATCCCAGGCTCAAGCACTTAAAGTTGCCGTTCAACAACGATTTGCACAATGTAAACTCATGTTGAACGAAGACAAAACAAAGATTGTGTACTGTAAAGACAGCCGACGAAAGGGGGAGTTTGAAACAATCTCTTTCGACTTTTTGGGCTACACCTTCCGTCCTCGTAAAGCCAGAGGCAGGAATGGCATCAACTTTACAGGCTTTCTGCCGGCAATCAGCAACAAGGCCTGCAACCGCATCCGCGAAAAGATGCGCAGCTGGAAGACGAAGAAACAACTGTTTCTATCGCTGGAAACCTTGGCGAAAAGCATCAATCCAGTGCTTCGGGGATGGATTACCTATTACGGAAAATTTTATCCCACCCGACTCAAAAGACTGTTAGAGGAAGTAAACAGACATCTGGCCAGATGGGTTACAGCCAAGTTCAAGCGCTTCAAGGGGAAACCTTATCGTGCATACTACTGGCTGGGAAACATCTCCCGTAAAGAGACAAAACTCTTTTACCACTGGATATGGGGTGTCACTCCAACCGCTAATAGTAGGAAATCTATGCAGACTGAATAA